In the Wyeomyia smithii strain HCP4-BCI-WySm-NY-G18 chromosome 2, ASM2978416v1, whole genome shotgun sequence genome, one interval contains:
- the LOC129725949 gene encoding transcriptional activator protein Pur-beta, with product MSDAGSGHEGAQKDYSQKMDGGGGGDFDSGQQSQQTEQELATKMLQIQSKRFYLDVKQNRRGRFIKVAEIGADGRRSQIFLALSTAAEFRDHLSTFSDYYASLGPPNPDNVPEDGKLKSEMMIKDNRRYYLDLKENVRGRFLRVSQTITRGGPRSQIAIPAQGMIEFRDALTDLLEEFGTNDGGFKGELPEGRHMRVDNKNFYFDIGQNSRGIYMRVSEVKSNFRTAITVPEKCWSRFRDILSDYCEKMKKTSESTTSSITADNTLQKQTSNNM from the coding sequence ATGTCCGACGCCGGCAGTGGACACGAAGGAGCCCAGAAGGACTACTCGCAAAAGATGGAcggcggtggtggtggtgatTTTGACTCTGGGCAGCAAAGCCAGCAGACCGAACAAGAGCTGGCCACTAAGATGTTGCAGATCCAGTCAAAACGATTCTATCTGGATGTGAAACAAAACCGTCGCGGTCGTTTCATCAAAGTCGCAGAAATTGGTGCGGATGGCAGGCGTAGTCAAATTTTTCTAGCCTTGTCCACTGCAGCCGAATTCCGAGATCATCTATCGACGTTCAGTGACTATTACGCGTCACTCGGACCACCGAATCCTGACAATGTGCCCGAAGACGGTAAACTCAAGTCAGAGATGATGATCAAGGACAACCGACGGTACTATCTTGATCTGAAGGAGAACGTGCGGGGCCGGTTTCTGCGCGTTTCGCAGACCATAACCCGTGGAGGTCCTCGATCGCAGATCGCCATCCCAGCGCAAGGGATGATCGAGTTTCGCGATGCGCTCACTGATCTGCTCGAGGAGTTCGGCACCAACGATGGTGGCTTCAAGGGCGAACTGCCAGAGGGGCGTCATATGCGTGTCGATAATAAAAACTTCTATTTCGATATCGGACAAAACAGTCGGGGCATCTACATGCGGGTGTCGGAGGTGAAAAGCAACTTCCGAACCGCCATCACTGTTCCGGAAAAGTGCTGGTCACGGTTCCGTGACATTCTCAGCGATTACTgtgaaaagatgaagaaaacgTCCGAGTCAACCACATCGTCGATCACTGCCGATAACACATTGCAGAAGCAAACATCAAATAACATGTAA